From Candidatus Eisenbacteria bacterium:
GGCCCGATCGGATTCGACTACGCGTACGGGTTCGCGCGGAAGAAGTGGGTGCCGCACATCCTGTTCGGAGGCCAATTCTGATGCACCACGGAGGCGCCATGAGACGGATCGCGGGTCGCGCCCTGGCCGTGCTGCTGCTCGCCTCGGCGGGCGCGGGCGCGGCGCGCGCGGAGGAGCTCAAGCTGGGGTTCGTGGACACCGCGCGCATCTTCGAGCAGTACAAGGTGGCGCAGGACGCCCAGCGCCAGTTCGATCGCGACGTCGAGAGCTGGAACCGCGACCTGCTGGACGCCAAAAATGAGATTGCGAAGCTCAAGCAGGAGTTGGACAATCAGGGCTTGGTGTTGAGCGACGCCAAGCGGCGGGAGAAGGAAGCCGTGCTCACCCGCAAGCAGAGCGAGTACCAGAATCAGGCCGACGGCATCTGGGGCCCCAAGGGACGGGCCACCACGCGCAACGAGGACCTGGTCAAGGGCGTCATTGACAAGGTGAAGAAGGCCCTCGACACGCTGGCCCAGAAGGAAGGGTACACGCTCATCCTCGATGCGGCCTCGAACCGGATCCTCTTCGGGAGCAAGTCCTTCGACCTCACCGACAAGGTCGTGGAGCAACTGAACAAGGAAGCCGCCGACAACTCGTCCGGCCTGGCGCCCGCCAAGCGTTGACCGACGGGCCGGGCCTGCCCGCGCGGGGCCCGGGGGTCGCGACACCAGGGGACTCGAACCAAGCATGAGACTTGCCCAGATCGCCGAGAGGATCGGCGGAATGCTCCTCGGGGACGGCGACGTCGAGATCACCGGGGTGGCCGGAATCCGCGAGGCCGGTGCGGCCGACCTCACGTTCCTGGCCAACCCGCGCTATGAGCGCTACCTCGAGGCCACCGCCGCGGGAGCGGTGCTGGTCGGCCCGGGGGCGCCCACCTGCCGGGTTCCGGCGGTGCGGGTCGAGAACCCCTACCTGGCGTACGTCCAGGCCATCAAGCTGATCTGCGGCAACGGCGCCAATGCCGCCCCCCCGGGGGTGCACCCCATGGCGGTGGTATCCGCGTCGGCG
This genomic window contains:
- a CDS encoding OmpH family outer membrane protein — its product is MRRIAGRALAVLLLASAGAGAARAEELKLGFVDTARIFEQYKVAQDAQRQFDRDVESWNRDLLDAKNEIAKLKQELDNQGLVLSDAKRREKEAVLTRKQSEYQNQADGIWGPKGRATTRNEDLVKGVIDKVKKALDTLAQKEGYTLILDAASNRILFGSKSFDLTDKVVEQLNKEAADNSSGLAPAKR